The following coding sequences lie in one Spinacia oleracea cultivar Varoflay chromosome 1, BTI_SOV_V1, whole genome shotgun sequence genomic window:
- the LOC110805865 gene encoding potassium channel AKT6 isoform X2, with protein MMNSWVKSSVCGEKLSEVDRTSVGGTTTQFSLTNGILPSLGAQSNRGILLRRFVIAPMDPRYRLEKDPKINYFFVRICKLVCVTLFTVHSAACFYYLLAASYSDPKKTWIALSMENFETENMWLRYVTSIYWSITTVTTVGYGDLHPVNIREMVFTIFYMLFNLGLTAYLIGNMTNLVVHRTSRTRNFRDKLQAASNFAQRNKIPVRLQDQMVGHLCLKYRADSEGLQQQEVLESLPKAIKSSISHYLFYSLLDKVYLFREVSNDLLFQLVSEMKAEYFPPKEDVILQNEAPTDLYVLVHGAMELILPVNGVEQVVKEVKSGDICGEIGVLCYRPQLFTVRTKRLCQLLRLNRTSLLNLVQANVGDGAIIMSNLLEHLKTQHDPLMQSLVDDIEKMIAQGQTDLPLGLCFAAARGDEPLLQLLLKRGSNPNERGMKDRTALHVAAANGNENCVSILLTSGADPNSKDSEGNVPLWDVIMGKHPESLIKLLVDHGATLASGDVPQYACYAVEQDNLELLQSIVRHDGDVTLPKSDGTTPLDAAVINGNANIVKFLLEQGADIDKNDADGVTPRILADLHGNVEIKALFGTSCKKEVSLKSDNVVILNKKVDSTNSLKKYSSTGTYLDDVTLVPSVHVDMPQVQAHPRARANVFENSLFGVVSAATRGETSAGVNSYTRSVPMGNQSARVILRCLGKSEASKLVRLPDTIQELVEIGNMKFGCHCTKLVSAHGAEIDEIELVRDGDHLTLMSDEN; from the exons ATTGGAGAAAGATCCAAAAATTAACTATTTTTTTGTTCGAATCTGCAAGCTAGTCTGT GTGACTCTTTTCACGGTTCACAGTGCTGCCTGCTTTTACTATCTCTTAGCTGCCAGTTACTCTGACCCGAAAAAGACTTGGATTGCTCTTTCAATGGAGAACTTTGAGACTGAGAATATGTGGTTACGATATGTCACATCCATTTACTGGTCCATAACCACTGTCACTACAGTCGGATATGGTGATTTACACCCTGTCAATATAAGGGAGATGGTCTTTACTATCTTTTACATGCTCTTCAATCTTGGACTCACAGCATATTTGATAGGAAATATGACAAACTTAGTGGTTCATCGGACTAGTCGAACCAGAAACTTT AGGGACAAACTTCAAGCAGCATCCAATTTTGCACAAAGAAATAAGATTCCTGTTCGTCTCCAAGATCAAATGGTTGGTCACTTGTGCTTGAAATACAGAGCTGATTCAGAAGGGTTACAACAACAAGAGGTTCTTGAATCCCTTCCTAAGGCTATTAAATCAAGTATTTCACACTACCTCTTCTACTCACTGCTTGATAAGGTATATCTGTTTCGAGAAGTGTCAAACGACTTGCTTTTCCAACTG GTTTCAGAGATGAAAGCTGAGTACTTTCCTCCTAAGGAAGACGTGATTTTACAGAACGAAGCCCCCACGGACCTATATGTGCTAGTCCATGGTGCAATG GAGTTGATCTTACCCGTGAATGGAGTTGAACAG GTCGTTAAAGAGGTCAAATCTGGAGATATATGTGGGGAGATAGGTGTTCTTTGTTACAGGCCACAGCTTTTTACTGTTCGCACCAAGAGATTGTGTCAGTTGCTGCGTCTAAATCGTACTTCCCTTCTGAATCTTGTCCAAGCAAATGTTGGAGATGGAGCTATTATCATGAGCAATCTCTTAGAG CATTTGAAGACGCAGCATGATCCATTAATGCAATCTCTTGTTGATGACATTGAGAAAATGATAGCTCAAGGTCAAACAGATTTGCCACTGGGTTTATGTTTTGCTGCTGCAAGAGGAGATGAGCCGTTGCTGCAACTCTTGCTGAAACGCGGGTCCAATCCAAATGAGAGAGGCATGAAAGACCGCACTGCTTTG CATGTTGCAGCTGCCAATGGAAATGAAAACTGTGTTTCTATCCTGCTGACTTCTGGGGCGGATCCAAACTCAAAAG ACTCAGAAGGGAATGTTCCGTTATGGGATGTAATAATGGGGAAGCATCCTGAGTCGTTGATAAAGTTACTGGTAGACCATGGTGCTACTCTGGCTTCTGGCGATGTACCACAATATGCTTGCTATGCTGTAGAGCAAGACAATCTAGAGCTGCTACAGAGTATTGTGCGACATGATGGAGATGTAACGTTGCCCAAGAGCGATGGAACTACACCACTTGATGCTGCAGTGATTAATGGAAACGCCAACATTGTTAAGTTCCTTTTAGAGCAAGGGGCAGACATTGACAAGAATGATGCAGATGGGGTGACACCCAGGATTTTGGCAGATCTTCATGGAAATGTTGAGATTAAAGCATTATTTGGTACTAGTTGTAAGAAAGAGGTTAGCCTCAAATCGGATAATGTAGTGATCCTTAATAAGAAAGTGGATTCTACTAATTCCCTGAAGAAGTACTCAAGTACTGGTACATATTTGGATGATGTTACTCTGGTTCCTAGTGTTCATGTCGATATGCCTCAAGTTCAGGCTCACCCTAGAGCCCGGGCTAACGTGTTTGAAAACTCGCTATTTGGAGTAGTGTCTGCTGCTACTAGAG GTGAAACATCTGCTGGTGTAAACAGTTACACAAGGTCTGTTCCTATGGGAAACCAATCTGCCAGAGTAATACTTAGATGCCTTGGAAAGAGTGAGGCCTCAAAGCTCGTCAGGTTGCCGGACACAATTCAAGAACTAGTTGAAATTGGTAACATGAAATTCGGATGTCACTGCACTAAACTAGTCTCTGCACACGGAGCTGAGATTGATGAGATCGAACTCGTTAGAGATGGCGATCATCTTACTCTCATGTCTGATGAAAATTAG
- the LOC110805866 gene encoding potassium channel AKT6-like yields the protein MTYSLNGVVPSLGARTGRSIAFGRFIVSPFDPRHRAWEDFLVLLVFYTAWASPFEFGFLRKPSITGLAIADNIVNGFFAIDIILTFFVAYHDKETSLPVEEKKKIAWRYIRTWFVLDFVSTIPYELVVIILPDNIHAYGLNTVLRLWRLSKVNRMFSRLEKDRKINYFFIRICKLICVTVFVVHFAACFYYLLAVNYPNPKKTWIALSMENLETKNLGHLYVVSMYWSMSTLTKVGYGDFHPVNVREMIFVFFYTLFSLGLFAYWIAIMTSFVGDRINRDMNFRNELQAVTKFAERNRLPVRLQDQMISHLCLKYRVDSEGLQQQEVLESLPKAIKSSISHYLFYSLLDKVYLFRGVSNDLLFQLVPEMEAEYFSPNEDVILQSEVPTFLYVLVHGEMELIVHRNGVEEVVKEVKSGDICGEIGVLCYRPQLCTVRTKRLCQLLRLDRTVLLNLVKANAADGAIIMNNLLEYLSQQGGPFMQSTVSDIEKMISQGQTGLPLGLCFAAARGDELLLQFLLRQGSNPNETSTKDRTALHIVAANGNEKCVALLLKFGADPNVKDSDGNVPLWDTIMGKHPETMIELLIDHGATLDSDEVPQYACYAIEQDNLKLLQDIVKYGGDVTLPKSDGITPLQAAVTSGNAAIVRFLLEQGESSAVHSSTKCL from the exons ATGACTTACAGTCTCAACGGCGTCGTTCCCTCTTTGGGTGCTCGTACCGGTCGGAGCATCGCCTTTGGCCGCTTCATTGTCTCTCCTTTCGATCCGCGCCATAG AGCATGGGAAGACTTTCTAGTATTATTGGTATTCTATACAGCATGGGCATCTCCATTCGAATTTGGTTTCCTAAGAAAACCATCAATTACAGGCCTTGCTATTGCTGATAACATTGTCAATGGATTTTTCGCCATTGATATCATTTTGACCTTCTTTGTCGCTTATCATGATAAAGAAACTTCCCTTCCAGTCGAGGAGAAAAAGAAGATCGCGTGGAGGTACATAAGAACTTGGTTTGTTCTCGATTTCGTGTCGACAATTCCTTATGAGCTTGTAGTGATCATTCTCCCGGACAACATCCATGCCTATGGACTTAACACTGTGCTCCGTCTTTGGCGCCTCAGTAAAGTCAATAGAATGTTTTCCAG ATTGGAGAAAGATCGAAAGATCAACTATTTTTTCATTCGAATATGTAAACTGATTTGT GTGACAGTTTTCGTGGTACATTTTGCTGCCTGTTTTTACTACCTCCTAGCTGTCAATTACCCTAATCCGAAAAAGACTTGGATTGCTCTTTCAATGGAAAACCTCGAGACTAAGAATCTAGGGCATTTGTATGTAGTATCCATGTACTGGTCAATGAGTACACTCACGAAAGTTGGCTATGGTGATTTTCATCCTGTGAACGTAAGGGAGATGATCTTTGTCTTCTTTTACACGCTCTTCAGTCTTGGACTGTTTGCATATTGGATAGCAATTATGACAAGCTTCGTGGGTGATCGGATCAACAGAGATATGAATTTC AGAAACGAACTTCAAGCTGTTACAAAATTTGCTGAAAGGAATAGGCTTCCTGTTCGCCTCCAAGATCAAATGATTAGTCACTTGTGTTTGAAGTACAGAGTTGATTCAGAAGGGTTGCAGCAACAAGAGGTTCTTGAATCCCTGCCTAAGGCAATTAAATCAAGTATTTCACATTATCTCTTCTATTCACTACTTGATAAGGTGTACCTGTTTCGCGGTGTATCAAATGATCTACTTTTCCAACTG GTTCCGGAGATGGAAGCGGAGTACTTCTCTCCCAATGAAGATGTGATTTTGCAAAGTGAAGTACCCACATTTCTATATGTCCTAGTCCATGGTGAAATG GAGTTAATCGTCCACAGAAATGGAGTAGAAGAG GTTGTTAAAGAGGTTAAATCAGGAGATATTTGCGGGGAGATAGGTGTGCTTTGCTATCGACCACAGCTGTGTACTGTTCGTACCAAGAGACTGTGCCAGCTATTGCGTCTGGACCGTACAGTCCTTTTGAATCTTGTTAAGGCAAATGCTGCAGATGGAGCAATTATCATGAATAATCTATTAGAG TATTTGAGTCAACAGGGTGGTCCCTTCATGCAATCTACTGTCAGTGACATCGAGAAAATGATAAGTCAAGGTCAAACAGGTTTGCCTCTTGGCTTATGCTTTGCAGCTGCAAGAGGGGATGAGTTGTTGTTGCAATTCTTACTGAGACAAGGCTCCAATCCAAATGAGACGAGCACGAAAGACCGCACTGCTCTG CACATTGTAGCTGCCAACGGAAATGAAAAATGTGTTGCTCTCTTATTGAAATTTGGGGCAGATCCAAATGTCAAAG ATTCAGACGGGAACGTTCCATTATGGGATACAATCATGGGGAAGCATCCGGAGACTATGATCGAGTTACTCATAGACCATGGTGCTACTCTAGATTCTGACGAGGTACCTCAATATGCTTGCTATGCCATAGAACAAGATAACCTAAAGCTGCTACAGGATATTGTCAAGTATGGTGGAGATGTAACATTGCCCAAAAGCGATGGAATTACACCACTTCAGGCTGCAGTTACCAGTGGAAACGCCGCTATTGTTAGGTTCTTGTTGGAGCAAG GTGAATCATCTGCTGTTCACAGTAGTACAAAATGCCTGTAG
- the LOC110805865 gene encoding potassium channel AKT1 isoform X1 — MMNSWVKSSVCGEKLSEVDRTSVGGTTTQFSLTNGILPSLGAQSNRGILLRRFVIAPMDPRYRGWEMFLVLLVFYTAWASPFEFGFLQKPSIKVLAIADNIVNGFFAIDIILTFFVAYLDKKTYLLVDNRKNIAWRYIRTWFVFDTISTVPSELVLQILPNDVRAYGLFSMLRLWRLRRVSKMISRLEKDPKINYFFVRICKLVCVTLFTVHSAACFYYLLAASYSDPKKTWIALSMENFETENMWLRYVTSIYWSITTVTTVGYGDLHPVNIREMVFTIFYMLFNLGLTAYLIGNMTNLVVHRTSRTRNFRDKLQAASNFAQRNKIPVRLQDQMVGHLCLKYRADSEGLQQQEVLESLPKAIKSSISHYLFYSLLDKVYLFREVSNDLLFQLVSEMKAEYFPPKEDVILQNEAPTDLYVLVHGAMELILPVNGVEQVVKEVKSGDICGEIGVLCYRPQLFTVRTKRLCQLLRLNRTSLLNLVQANVGDGAIIMSNLLEHLKTQHDPLMQSLVDDIEKMIAQGQTDLPLGLCFAAARGDEPLLQLLLKRGSNPNERGMKDRTALHVAAANGNENCVSILLTSGADPNSKDSEGNVPLWDVIMGKHPESLIKLLVDHGATLASGDVPQYACYAVEQDNLELLQSIVRHDGDVTLPKSDGTTPLDAAVINGNANIVKFLLEQGADIDKNDADGVTPRILADLHGNVEIKALFGTSCKKEVSLKSDNVVILNKKVDSTNSLKKYSSTGTYLDDVTLVPSVHVDMPQVQAHPRARANVFENSLFGVVSAATRGETSAGVNSYTRSVPMGNQSARVILRCLGKSEASKLVRLPDTIQELVEIGNMKFGCHCTKLVSAHGAEIDEIELVRDGDHLTLMSDEN; from the exons AGGATGGGAAATGTTTCTGGTATTGTTGGTATTCTATACAGCATGGGCATCTCCATTCGAATTCGGCTTCTTACAAAAACCATCTATTAAAGTCCTGGCAATCGCGGACAACATTGTGAATGGATTTTTCGCCATTGATATAATATTGACCTTCTTTGTGGCGTATCTTGATAAGAAAACTTACCTTCTTGTGGATAACCGGAAGAACATTGCTTGGAGGTACATTAGGACCTGGTTTGTTTTCGATACTATATCCACTGTCCCTTCTGAACTTGTTCTTCAAATTCTCCCTAACGACGTTCGAGCCTATGGACTATTCAGTATGTTACGTCTTTGGCGTCTTCGTAGAGTCAGTAAAATGATCTCCag ATTGGAGAAAGATCCAAAAATTAACTATTTTTTTGTTCGAATCTGCAAGCTAGTCTGT GTGACTCTTTTCACGGTTCACAGTGCTGCCTGCTTTTACTATCTCTTAGCTGCCAGTTACTCTGACCCGAAAAAGACTTGGATTGCTCTTTCAATGGAGAACTTTGAGACTGAGAATATGTGGTTACGATATGTCACATCCATTTACTGGTCCATAACCACTGTCACTACAGTCGGATATGGTGATTTACACCCTGTCAATATAAGGGAGATGGTCTTTACTATCTTTTACATGCTCTTCAATCTTGGACTCACAGCATATTTGATAGGAAATATGACAAACTTAGTGGTTCATCGGACTAGTCGAACCAGAAACTTT AGGGACAAACTTCAAGCAGCATCCAATTTTGCACAAAGAAATAAGATTCCTGTTCGTCTCCAAGATCAAATGGTTGGTCACTTGTGCTTGAAATACAGAGCTGATTCAGAAGGGTTACAACAACAAGAGGTTCTTGAATCCCTTCCTAAGGCTATTAAATCAAGTATTTCACACTACCTCTTCTACTCACTGCTTGATAAGGTATATCTGTTTCGAGAAGTGTCAAACGACTTGCTTTTCCAACTG GTTTCAGAGATGAAAGCTGAGTACTTTCCTCCTAAGGAAGACGTGATTTTACAGAACGAAGCCCCCACGGACCTATATGTGCTAGTCCATGGTGCAATG GAGTTGATCTTACCCGTGAATGGAGTTGAACAG GTCGTTAAAGAGGTCAAATCTGGAGATATATGTGGGGAGATAGGTGTTCTTTGTTACAGGCCACAGCTTTTTACTGTTCGCACCAAGAGATTGTGTCAGTTGCTGCGTCTAAATCGTACTTCCCTTCTGAATCTTGTCCAAGCAAATGTTGGAGATGGAGCTATTATCATGAGCAATCTCTTAGAG CATTTGAAGACGCAGCATGATCCATTAATGCAATCTCTTGTTGATGACATTGAGAAAATGATAGCTCAAGGTCAAACAGATTTGCCACTGGGTTTATGTTTTGCTGCTGCAAGAGGAGATGAGCCGTTGCTGCAACTCTTGCTGAAACGCGGGTCCAATCCAAATGAGAGAGGCATGAAAGACCGCACTGCTTTG CATGTTGCAGCTGCCAATGGAAATGAAAACTGTGTTTCTATCCTGCTGACTTCTGGGGCGGATCCAAACTCAAAAG ACTCAGAAGGGAATGTTCCGTTATGGGATGTAATAATGGGGAAGCATCCTGAGTCGTTGATAAAGTTACTGGTAGACCATGGTGCTACTCTGGCTTCTGGCGATGTACCACAATATGCTTGCTATGCTGTAGAGCAAGACAATCTAGAGCTGCTACAGAGTATTGTGCGACATGATGGAGATGTAACGTTGCCCAAGAGCGATGGAACTACACCACTTGATGCTGCAGTGATTAATGGAAACGCCAACATTGTTAAGTTCCTTTTAGAGCAAGGGGCAGACATTGACAAGAATGATGCAGATGGGGTGACACCCAGGATTTTGGCAGATCTTCATGGAAATGTTGAGATTAAAGCATTATTTGGTACTAGTTGTAAGAAAGAGGTTAGCCTCAAATCGGATAATGTAGTGATCCTTAATAAGAAAGTGGATTCTACTAATTCCCTGAAGAAGTACTCAAGTACTGGTACATATTTGGATGATGTTACTCTGGTTCCTAGTGTTCATGTCGATATGCCTCAAGTTCAGGCTCACCCTAGAGCCCGGGCTAACGTGTTTGAAAACTCGCTATTTGGAGTAGTGTCTGCTGCTACTAGAG GTGAAACATCTGCTGGTGTAAACAGTTACACAAGGTCTGTTCCTATGGGAAACCAATCTGCCAGAGTAATACTTAGATGCCTTGGAAAGAGTGAGGCCTCAAAGCTCGTCAGGTTGCCGGACACAATTCAAGAACTAGTTGAAATTGGTAACATGAAATTCGGATGTCACTGCACTAAACTAGTCTCTGCACACGGAGCTGAGATTGATGAGATCGAACTCGTTAGAGATGGCGATCATCTTACTCTCATGTCTGATGAAAATTAG